The following are encoded in a window of Panulirus ornatus isolate Po-2019 chromosome 6, ASM3632096v1, whole genome shotgun sequence genomic DNA:
- the LOC139749080 gene encoding uncharacterized protein isoform X1 produces MFSSSCMDHIDPGHPGPVPPLEADPGPVPALETDPSPVPTLETDPGPVPPLETDQGPVPPLEADPGPVPPLEADQGPVPPLEADPGPVPPLETDQGPVPPLEADPGPVPPLETDQGPVPPLEADPGPVPTLETDPGPVPTLETDPGPVPPLETDQGPVPPLEADPGPVPPLETDQGPVPPLEADQGPVPPLEADPGPVPPLEADPGPVPPLEADPGPVPPLEADPGTVPPLEADPGPVPPLEADPGPVPPLEADPGPIPRVRRTGVPLVTVLIMSVSGACWV; encoded by the coding sequence ATGTTTAGCTCATCCTGCATGGATCATATTGATCCAGGTCACCCAGGTCCTGTACCACCACTGGAGGCTGACCCAGGTCCTGTACCAGCACTGGAGACTGACCCAAGTCCTGTACCAACACTGGAGACTGACCCAGGTCCTGTACCACCACTGGAGACTGACCAAGGTCCTGTACCACCACTGGAGGCTGACCCAGGTCCTGTACCACCACTGGAGGCTGACCAAGGTCCTGTACCACCACTGGAGGCTGACCCAGGTCCTGTACCACCACTGGAGACTGACCAAGGTCCTGTACCACCACTGGAGGCTGACCCAGGTCCTGTACCACCACTGGAGACTGACCAAGGTCCTGTACCACCACTGGAGGCTGACCCAGGTCCTGTACCAACACTGGAGACTGACCCAGGTCCTGTACCAACACTGGAGACTGACCCAGGTCCTGTACCACCACTGGAGACTGACCAAGGTCCTGTACCACCACTGGAGGCTGACCCAGGTCCTGTACCACCACTGGAGACTGACCAAGGTCCTGTACCACCACTGGAGGCTGACCAAGGTCCTGTACCACCACTGGAGGCTGACCCAGGTCCTGTACCACCACTGGAGGCTGATCCAGGTCCTGTACCACCACTGGAGGCTGATCCAGGTCCTGTACCACCACTGGAGGCtgacccaggtactgtaccaccacTGGAGGCTGATCCAGGTCCTGTACCACCACTGGAGGCTGACCCAGGTCCTGTACCACCACTGGAGGCTGACCCAGGTCCTATACCAAGGGTCAGGAGGACTGGTGTACCGCTAGTCACtgtcctcatcatgagtgtgtctggTGCCTGCTGGGTCTAg
- the LOC139749080 gene encoding uncharacterized protein isoform X2 → MFSSSCMDHIDPGHPGPVPPLEADPGPVPALETDPSPVPTLETDPGPVPPLEADPGPVPPLEADQGPVPPLEADPGPVPPLETDQGPVPPLEADPGPVPPLETDQGPVPPLEADPGPVPTLETDPGPVPTLETDPGPVPPLETDQGPVPPLEADPGPVPPLETDQGPVPPLEADQGPVPPLEADPGPVPPLEADPGPVPPLEADPGPVPPLEADPGTVPPLEADPGPVPPLEADPGPVPPLEADPGPIPRVRRTGVPLVTVLIMSVSGACWV, encoded by the exons ATGTTTAGCTCATCCTGCATGGATCATATTGATCCAGGTCACCCAGGTCCTGTACCACCACTGGAGGCTGACCCAGGTCCTGTACCAGCACTGGAGACTGACCCAAGTCCTGTACCAACACTGGAGACTGACCCAG GTCCTGTACCACCACTGGAGGCTGACCCAGGTCCTGTACCACCACTGGAGGCTGACCAAGGTCCTGTACCACCACTGGAGGCTGACCCAGGTCCTGTACCACCACTGGAGACTGACCAAGGTCCTGTACCACCACTGGAGGCTGACCCAGGTCCTGTACCACCACTGGAGACTGACCAAGGTCCTGTACCACCACTGGAGGCTGACCCAGGTCCTGTACCAACACTGGAGACTGACCCAGGTCCTGTACCAACACTGGAGACTGACCCAGGTCCTGTACCACCACTGGAGACTGACCAAGGTCCTGTACCACCACTGGAGGCTGACCCAGGTCCTGTACCACCACTGGAGACTGACCAAGGTCCTGTACCACCACTGGAGGCTGACCAAGGTCCTGTACCACCACTGGAGGCTGACCCAGGTCCTGTACCACCACTGGAGGCTGATCCAGGTCCTGTACCACCACTGGAGGCTGATCCAGGTCCTGTACCACCACTGGAGGCtgacccaggtactgtaccaccacTGGAGGCTGATCCAGGTCCTGTACCACCACTGGAGGCTGACCCAGGTCCTGTACCACCACTGGAGGCTGACCCAGGTCCTATACCAAGGGTCAGGAGGACTGGTGTACCGCTAGTCACtgtcctcatcatgagtgtgtctggTGCCTGCTGGGTCTAg